One segment of Venenivibrio stagnispumantis DNA contains the following:
- the trxA gene encoding thioredoxin: MAGKVVVVNEANWEQEVLNSDIPVLVDFWAPWCGPCRLLAPIIDELAVELEGKAKVAKLNTDENPNIAIKYGIRAIPTVMVFKNGKVVDTRVGVQPKEVLKSLLV, translated from the coding sequence ATGGCCGGAAAAGTTGTTGTAGTTAACGAAGCTAACTGGGAACAGGAAGTTTTGAATTCTGATATTCCAGTATTGGTAGATTTTTGGGCTCCATGGTGTGGTCCTTGTAGATTATTAGCTCCAATAATAGATGAATTGGCAGTAGAGCTTGAAGGAAAAGCAAAAGTAGCAAAATTAAACACAGATGAAAACCCTAACATTGCTATTAAATACGGAATAAGAGCTATTCCAACAGTTATGGTATTCAAAAACGGAAAAGTAGTGGATACAAGAGTAGGTGTGCAACCTAAGGAAGTTTTAAAAAGCTTATTGGTATAG
- a CDS encoding ArsR/SmtB family transcription factor, whose product MEELLENEKWQDEEFLEDSAELLKALAHPSRLKIIGFLASGKKCVKHIWEALDLPQPNVSQHLSVLRNRGILGYKREGSIVCYYIKDKKVLEIYKTLVKED is encoded by the coding sequence ATGGAAGAATTGTTGGAAAATGAAAAATGGCAGGATGAAGAATTCCTTGAAGACAGTGCAGAACTTTTAAAAGCATTAGCACATCCAAGTAGACTTAAAATTATTGGTTTTTTGGCAAGTGGTAAAAAATGTGTAAAGCATATATGGGAAGCCCTTGATTTACCTCAACCTAATGTATCACAACATTTATCAGTCTTAAGAAATAGAGGAATACTCGGATATAAGCGAGAAGGTTCAATTGTATGTTATTATATTAAGGATAAAAAAGTGTTAGAAATTTATAAAACTTTGGTAAAGGAGGATTAA
- a CDS encoding glycosyltransferase family 9 protein has protein sequence MKKILIIRLSSLGDVVLASSVIEPLYNAGFEIDFLTFKPFDELFIKDYRVNKVIAVSKENLKSIKDIYNFSKNLKYDYILDIHFNLRSVLISLFAKGKVLRYNKESIKRRLKILNPDFNVVKAYLKPLESLGIKGDYRPKIILEKEEIEKLKKILPENFIAVGVGARYKNKIYPYFKEFINLIKDENVVLVGSKEDKDLFEINQKNVIDLRGKLTIRESLAVISLAKGVVSNDSAIAHFARAVKTPVLVIYGATHPYFGFAPFKEEGDFIFKGLECQPCDLHGKGSCKRGDLACLDIKPEYILERFNNMLKERLS, from the coding sequence ATGAAAAAAATATTAATTATTCGGCTTTCTTCTCTTGGAGATGTTGTTTTAGCAAGTTCCGTGATAGAGCCTCTTTATAATGCCGGATTTGAGATTGATTTTTTAACTTTTAAGCCTTTTGATGAGTTATTTATAAAAGATTACAGGGTTAATAAAGTTATCGCTGTCTCAAAAGAAAATTTAAAATCCATAAAAGATATATATAATTTTTCAAAAAATTTAAAATATGATTATATCTTGGATATTCATTTTAATCTTCGTTCTGTTTTAATCTCATTATTTGCAAAAGGAAAAGTTTTAAGATACAACAAAGAAAGTATAAAAAGAAGGCTAAAAATATTAAATCCGGATTTTAATGTAGTAAAAGCATATTTAAAGCCATTGGAAAGCCTTGGAATAAAAGGCGATTATAGACCTAAGATTATTCTTGAAAAAGAAGAGATTGAAAAATTAAAAAAAATATTACCTGAAAACTTTATAGCAGTAGGAGTAGGAGCAAGATATAAAAATAAAATCTATCCATATTTTAAAGAATTTATAAATCTTATCAAAGATGAAAATGTTGTTTTAGTAGGTTCAAAAGAAGATAAAGATTTATTTGAGATAAATCAAAAAAATGTTATAGATTTAAGAGGAAAGCTAACAATAAGGGAAAGTTTGGCTGTAATATCTTTGGCAAAAGGTGTTGTAAGTAATGACTCTGCAATAGCTCATTTTGCAAGGGCTGTAAAGACACCGGTTTTGGTTATATATGGTGCAACCCATCCTTATTTTGGATTTGCTCCATTTAAAGAGGAAGGTGATTTTATATTTAAAGGTTTAGAATGCCAACCTTGCGATTTACACGGTAAAGGAAGTTGCAAAAGGGGAGATTTAGCTTGTCTTGATATTAAACCGGAATATATATTAGAACGATTTAATAATATGTTGAAAGAAAGATTATCCTAA
- the tyrS gene encoding tyrosine--tRNA ligase: MLPVEEQLKLIKKGVIDIISEEELIEKLKEERPLIVKAGFDPTAPDLHLGHTVLLQKLRTFQQLGHIVYFIIGDLTAMIGDPSGRDTTRPPLTKEQVIQNAKTYKEQVFKILDPEKTVVVFNSEWLGSMTAEDLIKLTAKYTVARMLEREDFKKRFKENLPISIHEFIYPLLQAYDSVAIKADIELGGSDQRFNLLIGRDIQREYGIEKPQIAILLPLLVGLDGVKKMSKSYGNYIGITEEPEIMFGKVMSISDELMWQYWELLTDLTVDQIQKMKEDVEKGILHPMEVKKELAMYIVERFHSKEEAIKAKEEFEKVFSKKELPSDIPEPKITVNTKVIPLFELLYEAKLVETKSEAKRLIKQGGVRLNNEKIDNPLFEVDLDKEWVIQVGKRKFAKIKPENILISN, translated from the coding sequence TTGCTACCGGTAGAAGAACAATTAAAATTAATAAAAAAAGGTGTAATAGATATAATTTCGGAAGAAGAGTTAATAGAAAAATTAAAAGAGGAAAGACCACTTATTGTAAAGGCAGGGTTTGACCCTACTGCTCCAGATTTACATCTTGGACATACAGTTTTACTTCAAAAATTAAGAACATTTCAGCAACTTGGGCATATTGTTTATTTTATAATAGGTGATTTAACTGCAATGATAGGAGACCCTTCCGGAAGAGATACAACCAGACCACCTCTTACAAAAGAACAGGTTATACAAAATGCAAAAACATATAAAGAACAAGTTTTTAAAATATTAGACCCTGAAAAAACAGTTGTAGTATTTAATAGCGAATGGCTCGGCTCTATGACTGCTGAAGATTTAATAAAATTAACTGCAAAATACACAGTAGCAAGAATGCTTGAAAGAGAAGATTTTAAAAAAAGATTTAAAGAAAATTTACCTATATCTATTCATGAATTTATATATCCATTATTGCAAGCTTATGATTCTGTAGCAATAAAAGCTGATATAGAGCTTGGTGGTTCAGACCAAAGATTTAATTTGCTTATTGGAAGGGATATTCAAAGGGAGTATGGCATAGAAAAGCCACAAATTGCAATTTTACTTCCTTTATTGGTTGGGCTTGATGGTGTAAAAAAGATGAGTAAATCTTATGGAAATTATATAGGTATAACAGAAGAGCCAGAAATAATGTTTGGAAAGGTTATGTCTATATCTGATGAGCTTATGTGGCAATACTGGGAGTTATTAACAGATTTAACCGTAGACCAGATACAAAAAATGAAAGAAGATGTAGAAAAAGGAATATTACATCCTATGGAAGTTAAAAAAGAGCTTGCAATGTATATAGTTGAAAGATTTCATTCAAAAGAAGAAGCAATAAAAGCAAAAGAAGAGTTTGAGAAAGTTTTTTCTAAAAAAGAGCTACCTTCTGATATTCCTGAACCAAAAATAACAGTAAATACAAAAGTTATACCTTTATTTGAGCTTTTATATGAGGCAAAACTTGTTGAAACCAAATCAGAAGCAAAGAGATTAATAAAACAAGGTGGAGTAAGATTAAACAATGAAAAGATAGATAATCCATTATTTGAAGTTGATTTAGATAAAGAATGGGTTATTCAAGTAGGAAAAAGAAAATTTGCTAAAATTAAGCCGGAGAATATTTTAATTAGCAATTAG
- a CDS encoding LpxI family protein codes for MSKIGLIAGSGELPITFAKNCNDVTIFAIKSSADKDIEKYGKTIWLPFGQAQYLINSLKENNIKKLVMLGKIEHKSIILNFHKFDKRAKDFLSKLKDKRAKTILTGIIKELEKEGFEFIDPTPYLKDLLIEENFIIDNGITEEIKKDIQFGIKIAKEIANLDIGQTVVVKEGNIIAVEGIEGTDQCILRAGELAGENCVVCKTARKNQDMRYDVPVIGIKTLESMKKIKAKALAVEAGKCYLLNKEKFIETANKYKISVVSVKLNE; via the coding sequence ATGTCAAAAATCGGTTTAATTGCAGGCTCCGGCGAATTACCGATTACCTTTGCTAAAAACTGCAACGATGTAACTATATTTGCCATAAAATCCTCTGCAGATAAAGATATTGAAAAATATGGTAAAACTATCTGGCTACCTTTCGGACAAGCTCAATATCTGATTAACTCTTTAAAAGAAAACAATATAAAAAAATTAGTAATGCTTGGAAAAATAGAACATAAATCTATAATCTTAAATTTTCATAAATTTGACAAAAGGGCAAAAGATTTTTTATCTAAATTAAAAGATAAAAGAGCAAAAACAATATTAACCGGCATCATAAAAGAACTTGAAAAAGAAGGATTTGAATTTATAGACCCTACTCCTTATCTAAAAGATTTATTAATAGAAGAAAATTTTATAATTGATAATGGAATTACAGAAGAAATAAAAAAAGATATACAATTTGGAATAAAAATAGCAAAAGAGATAGCTAATCTTGATATAGGACAAACGGTTGTCGTAAAAGAAGGAAATATAATTGCAGTAGAAGGAATAGAAGGAACAGACCAATGTATATTAAGAGCAGGAGAACTTGCAGGAGAAAACTGTGTTGTTTGCAAAACAGCAAGAAAAAATCAGGATATGAGATATGATGTTCCGGTTATCGGTATAAAAACCCTTGAAAGTATGAAAAAAATAAAAGCAAAAGCCCTTGCAGTAGAAGCCGGAAAATGTTATCTTTTAAACAAAGAAAAATTTATTGAAACTGCAAACAAATATAAAATATCGGTTGTCTCGGTGAAACTTAATGAATAA
- the lpxA gene encoding acyl-ACP--UDP-N-acetylglucosamine O-acyltransferase, with protein MSVNIHPTAIVSKKAKIGVNVEIGPFSIIEDEVEIGDNTVISSNVKIKNFTKIGNNCQIYEGCVIGNIPQHLGFKGEKSFVEIGNNVVLREYCTIHRGTNFDDGITRIGDNSYLMAYVHIAHDCKVGHDTILANCVTLAGHVKVGNYVFIGGLTPIHQFCRIGDYAMVGGASAVDKDVPPYTRASKNHVLLYGLNLVGLKRRGFTREQINIIKEAYRLLFRVSPTIEEGIKQVEEKLPKTPEVENLINFVKTTKRGIAPEASKRKLIQTDEEI; from the coding sequence ATGTCAGTAAATATACATCCGACAGCAATTGTAAGTAAAAAAGCAAAAATAGGGGTCAATGTAGAAATTGGCCCTTTTTCTATTATTGAGGATGAAGTAGAAATCGGAGATAATACAGTTATTTCTTCTAATGTGAAAATAAAAAATTTTACAAAAATAGGAAATAACTGCCAGATATATGAAGGATGTGTTATCGGTAATATACCTCAACATCTTGGATTTAAAGGTGAAAAAAGTTTTGTAGAAATAGGAAATAATGTAGTTTTGAGGGAATATTGCACAATCCATAGAGGCACAAATTTTGATGATGGTATCACAAGAATAGGAGATAACAGTTATCTAATGGCTTATGTTCATATAGCCCATGATTGTAAAGTTGGTCACGATACTATCTTGGCAAATTGTGTAACCCTTGCAGGACATGTAAAAGTTGGAAATTATGTTTTTATTGGTGGTCTTACCCCTATCCATCAATTTTGCAGGATAGGAGATTATGCAATGGTAGGTGGTGCTTCTGCCGTTGATAAAGATGTTCCACCTTATACAAGAGCATCTAAAAATCATGTTCTTTTATATGGATTAAATCTTGTTGGTTTAAAAAGAAGAGGTTTTACAAGAGAGCAGATAAATATAATAAAAGAAGCATACAGATTATTATTTAGAGTTTCTCCTACAATTGAAGAAGGAATAAAACAGGTTGAAGAAAAATTACCAAAAACACCGGAAGTTGAAAATTTAATTAATTTTGTAAAAACTACAAAAAGAGGAATAGCTCCGGAAGCTTCCAAAAGGAAGTTAATACAAACCGACGAAGAGATTTAA
- a CDS encoding class II aldolase/adducin family protein — MNKQEFIKDIIFYGRVLYEMGLVSSHGGNISVRIDDNLIITKTGRMAGFLKEEDLVELPIFEKTEKDKEASIELIVHREIYKKNPQINAILHAHPIYATTLGYFLEEFIPIDIEGELFLKKVAVVNVSKPSASEELAKSLADVFNKGYNIAIVRNHGSFSVGKNLNEALKYTSALENSAKIYYLKQSFDKRDSLG, encoded by the coding sequence ATGAATAAACAGGAATTTATAAAAGATATTATATTTTATGGAAGAGTTTTATATGAAATGGGTCTTGTTTCTTCCCATGGTGGAAATATAAGTGTAAGAATAGATGATAATTTAATTATAACTAAAACCGGAAGAATGGCAGGATTTTTAAAAGAAGAAGATTTAGTAGAACTACCAATTTTTGAAAAAACAGAAAAAGATAAAGAAGCATCTATTGAGCTTATAGTTCATAGAGAAATTTATAAAAAAAATCCACAGATAAATGCAATACTCCATGCACATCCTATATATGCAACCACCTTAGGATATTTTCTTGAAGAATTTATACCGATAGATATAGAAGGAGAACTTTTCTTAAAAAAAGTAGCAGTTGTAAATGTATCTAAACCTTCTGCTTCTGAAGAACTTGCAAAAAGCTTGGCAGATGTATTTAATAAAGGTTATAATATAGCAATAGTTAGAAATCACGGCTCTTTTTCCGTAGGAAAAAATCTAAATGAAGCATTAAAATATACTTCTGCCTTAGAAAACTCAGCAAAAATATATTATTTAAAGCAATCCTTTGATAAAAGAGATTCATTAGGATAA